One genomic window of Solanum dulcamara chromosome 10, daSolDulc1.2, whole genome shotgun sequence includes the following:
- the LOC129871570 gene encoding 8-hydroxygeraniol dehydrogenase-like: MEKSHENVKAFGWAARDTSGVLSPFIFSRRVTGENDVQFKVMYCGICHSDLHQLTNEWSNSIYPMVPGHEVVGVVTEIGSKVEKFKVGDKVGVGCLVGSCRKCEDCVNDLENYCPNQIMTYNGVYSDGTPTYGGYSDIMVTDEHYVVHWPENLPMEAAPLLCAGITTYSPLKYFGLDKPGMHIGVVGLGGLGHMAVKFAKAFGTKVTVISTSLSKRDEAIERLGADSFLVNRDPDQMQAAAGSLDGIIDTVSAIHPLLPLINLLKTHGKLVLLGAPEKPLELPVFPLLLGRKLVAGSAIGGIKETQEMVDFAAKHNITPDVEVVPMDYVNTALERLLKSDVKYRFVIDIDNTLNKS; this comes from the exons atggaaaAATCACATGAGAATGTTAAAGCATTTGGATGGGCAGCTAGAGACACTTCTGGGGttctttctccttttattttttcaagaag GGTGACTGGTGAAAACGATGTACAGTTCAAAGTTATGTATTGTGGAATTTGTCATAGTGATCTTCATCAACTCACGAATGAATGGAGCAATAGCATATATCCAATGGTACCTGG GCATGAAGTTGTTGGTGTAGTAACTGAAATTGGTAGCAAAGTGGAGAAATTTAAGGTTGGTGACAAAGTTGGAGTTGGATGTTTAGTAGGATCATGTCGAAAATGTGAAGATTGTGTCAACGATCTCGAGAATTACTGTCCCAATCAGATAATGACATACAACGGTGTTTACTCTGATGGAACCCCCACGTACGGTGGTTACTCCGATATCATGGTAACGGATGAGCACTACGTGGTTCACTGGCCGGAAAATTTACCAATGGAAGCTGCTCCTCTGTTATGTGCAGGTATCACAACTTATAGCCCATTGAAATATTTTGGGCTTGACAAGCCTGGAATGCACATTGGTGTCGTTGGTCTTGGTGGGCTTGGACATATGGCTGTGAAATTCGCTAAGGCGTTCGGAACCAAAGTTACTGTCATTAGTACATCTCTTAGTAAAAGAGACGAAGCAATTGAGCGTTTAGGCGCGGACTCATTTTTGGTCAATCGTGATCCTGACCAAATGCAG GCAGCAGCTGGCTCACTCGATGGCATCATCGATACTGTCTCTGCAATTCACCCACTTCTTCCATTGATTAATTTGTTGAAAACTCATGGGAAGCTTGTGCTGCTTGGCGCGCCTGAAAAACCACTAGAGTTGCCTGTATTTCCCTTGCTTTTAG GAAGGAAGCTAGTGGCGGGGAGTGCGATAGGAGGGATAAAGGAGACACAAGAGATGGTAGATTTCGCGgcaaagcataacataacaccAGATGTTGAAGTCGTGCCTATGGACTACGTGAATACAGCGTTGGAGCGCCTTTTGAAATCGGATGTGAAGTATCGTTTTGTGATTGACATTGACAACACATTGAACAAGAGTTGA